A single window of Dethiosulfovibrio salsuginis DNA harbors:
- a CDS encoding YgiQ family radical SAM protein, with protein sequence MSDSGRFLPVSRRDMDLRGWSELDFLYISGDGYVDHPSFGPAVICRCLESWGFKVGIAAQPDWRTREDFLSMGRPRLGALVSAGNMDSMLNKLTAARNKRRTDAYSPGGEVGHRPDRATIVYCNIVRELWGDIPLVIGGIEASLRRMAHYDYWSDKVRRSILIDSRADLLIYGMGERQIKEIAERLRDGEDVSSLTGIRGTCHRASDCPEGSVVVPSFDEVVRDKRAFARAFDLWDREQDPIRGKTVCQPHGDKVVVQNPPALPLSTDEMDHVYDLPYAREPHPMYDDAGGIPAIEEVRFSIVSHRGCFGDCSFCAIVAHQGRIIQARSHRSILEEAKKLTEMASFKGYIHDVGGPTANFRHPSCKKQLSQGTCAHRSCLAPEPCPGLDCDHWDYLELLRKLKGLPKVKKVFIRSGIRYDYILAGKNREFLEELCRDHVSGILKVAPEHCSPSVLSLMGKPSIEVFLRFKAIFDRINAKINRKQFLIPYLISSHPGATLKDAVALAELLRDLGHVPDHVQDFIPTPGSLSTCMYYTEIDPSTGRGIFVAKTGHQKALQRALLQYNRPENRKLVLEALRMCGREDLIGFGENCLVRPEKGSVPVRRGGFEKNAKSASGGKGPRRRGRKP encoded by the coding sequence ATGAGCGATAGTGGGCGGTTTTTGCCCGTGAGTCGACGGGATATGGACCTAAGAGGCTGGTCGGAGCTGGACTTTCTCTACATCAGCGGCGACGGCTACGTGGATCACCCTAGCTTTGGCCCGGCGGTGATCTGCCGTTGCCTTGAGTCCTGGGGCTTTAAGGTTGGCATAGCGGCCCAGCCCGATTGGCGCACCAGGGAGGATTTTCTCTCCATGGGCCGTCCAAGGTTAGGGGCTCTGGTGTCGGCGGGGAACATGGATTCTATGCTGAACAAACTGACCGCCGCCAGGAACAAAAGGCGGACCGACGCCTACTCTCCCGGAGGAGAGGTGGGTCACAGGCCCGACAGGGCGACTATAGTCTACTGCAATATAGTGAGAGAGTTATGGGGTGACATACCTCTCGTCATAGGCGGTATAGAGGCCAGCCTTCGTAGGATGGCCCACTACGATTATTGGTCCGACAAGGTCCGTAGATCTATTTTGATCGACAGCAGGGCGGACCTGCTGATCTACGGCATGGGGGAGAGGCAGATCAAGGAGATAGCCGAGAGGCTTAGAGACGGAGAGGACGTCTCCAGTCTCACCGGGATAAGAGGTACCTGTCACAGGGCCTCCGATTGTCCTGAAGGCTCGGTAGTGGTTCCCTCCTTCGACGAGGTGGTCCGGGACAAAAGGGCCTTCGCCAGGGCCTTTGACCTGTGGGACAGGGAGCAGGACCCTATCAGAGGAAAGACGGTCTGTCAGCCCCACGGGGATAAGGTGGTGGTCCAGAACCCTCCCGCTCTGCCACTGTCCACCGATGAGATGGACCACGTCTACGACCTTCCCTACGCCAGAGAGCCCCATCCTATGTACGACGATGCCGGAGGGATTCCTGCCATAGAGGAGGTCCGGTTCAGCATAGTGAGCCATAGAGGCTGTTTCGGCGACTGTTCCTTCTGCGCTATCGTGGCCCATCAGGGCAGGATAATCCAGGCAAGAAGCCATAGGTCGATCCTGGAGGAGGCCAAAAAACTGACCGAGATGGCCTCTTTCAAGGGATATATCCACGATGTAGGAGGCCCTACGGCCAACTTTCGCCATCCCTCCTGTAAAAAACAGCTCTCTCAGGGGACCTGTGCCCATAGGTCCTGTCTGGCTCCAGAGCCCTGTCCCGGTCTCGACTGTGACCACTGGGACTATCTGGAGCTCCTCAGGAAGCTGAAGGGGTTGCCTAAGGTTAAGAAGGTGTTTATCCGGTCGGGTATCAGGTACGACTATATCCTGGCGGGCAAAAACAGGGAGTTTCTGGAGGAGCTCTGCCGGGACCACGTCAGCGGTATACTGAAAGTGGCCCCGGAGCACTGTTCTCCTTCGGTGCTGTCTCTGATGGGAAAGCCCTCTATAGAGGTCTTTTTGCGGTTTAAGGCCATTTTCGACAGGATCAACGCCAAAATCAACAGGAAGCAGTTTCTGATTCCCTACCTAATATCCAGCCATCCTGGGGCTACTTTGAAAGACGCTGTGGCCTTGGCGGAGTTACTGAGGGATTTAGGCCATGTGCCCGATCATGTCCAGGATTTTATACCGACCCCAGGGAGCCTTTCGACCTGTATGTATTACACCGAGATCGATCCCTCCACAGGGAGGGGCATATTCGTGGCTAAAACCGGCCACCAGAAGGCCCTTCAGAGGGCCCTTCTCCAGTACAACAGGCCGGAAAATCGAAAGCTTGTCCTGGAGGCTCTGAGAATGTGCGGCAGAGAGGATCTGATAGGTTTTGGAGAAAACTGTCTCGTTAGGCCCGAGAAGGGCTCTGTTCCAGTTAGGAGGGGTGGATTTGAGAAAAACGCTAAGTCGGCTTCTGGAGGCAAAGGTCCCCGTCGTAGAGGGAGAAAGCCTTAA
- the hemW gene encoding radical SAM family heme chaperone HemW, producing the protein MVSIPDDVSFREGLSRPLSVYIHVPFCRSKCPYCAFNSSVPSGDQVELYLSSLSRESELWRSFTGKKPSVRTIYVGGGTPSVLSVGQWETLFELISRSFDLGDLEEFSVEANPESLTCDHLALWRDRGVTRVSVGVQSLDDGELKWLGRLHGVERAIWAVQSCLAAGFEVSADLMFGLAGQSVRKWHRSLSALVDLGPHHLSLYQLTIEPQSFWGKVPPTQALDGYGHYRWAQWYLPRKGYLQYEIASFAKEGRWSRHNMAYWTGGEVLGLGPGAWGYLGGLRYENHRDLGDYSQALNDSVALDYTERVQGAAKGSERAILALRTSFGLDLDRFAEDFGQDLYRRLEGCLAGFPSSCIERNGPVVRLTPKGMRIANALWEALLWGDEDER; encoded by the coding sequence ATGGTTTCTATTCCAGATGACGTATCCTTCAGAGAGGGGCTTTCCAGGCCCCTCTCTGTCTATATTCACGTGCCCTTCTGCCGGTCCAAGTGTCCTTACTGTGCCTTCAACAGCTCCGTCCCTTCGGGAGATCAGGTCGAGTTATATCTTTCCTCTTTGTCCAGAGAGTCGGAGCTCTGGCGTTCTTTCACAGGGAAAAAGCCGTCCGTCAGGACTATCTACGTCGGCGGGGGGACTCCGTCGGTGCTGTCGGTCGGCCAGTGGGAGACCCTTTTTGAGCTGATATCCCGGAGTTTCGACCTAGGCGATCTTGAGGAGTTCTCCGTCGAGGCGAACCCCGAAAGCCTGACCTGCGACCATCTGGCCCTGTGGAGGGATAGAGGTGTCACCAGGGTGAGCGTTGGGGTCCAGAGCCTGGACGACGGCGAGCTTAAGTGGCTCGGTCGACTTCACGGCGTGGAGAGAGCTATATGGGCGGTTCAGTCCTGTTTGGCCGCTGGCTTCGAGGTCAGTGCCGATCTGATGTTCGGCCTAGCGGGCCAGTCGGTCAGGAAGTGGCACAGGAGCCTGTCGGCTTTGGTCGACCTTGGGCCCCACCACCTGTCCCTTTATCAGCTGACCATAGAGCCCCAGTCCTTCTGGGGTAAGGTTCCTCCAACCCAGGCGCTCGACGGATACGGCCACTACCGCTGGGCACAGTGGTATCTGCCTAGAAAGGGATATCTCCAGTACGAGATAGCCAGCTTCGCCAAGGAGGGGCGGTGGAGCAGGCACAACATGGCCTATTGGACCGGCGGAGAGGTCCTCGGCCTGGGGCCCGGTGCCTGGGGATATCTAGGCGGCCTCAGGTACGAGAATCACAGGGATCTTGGGGATTACTCCCAGGCTCTGAACGATTCGGTGGCTCTGGATTACACCGAGAGAGTTCAGGGGGCCGCAAAGGGGTCGGAGAGGGCTATACTGGCCCTTCGGACCTCCTTTGGCCTGGACCTTGACCGGTTCGCCGAGGATTTTGGCCAGGATCTGTACCGCAGGCTTGAGGGCTGTTTAGCCGGTTTTCCGTCCTCCTGTATCGAGAGGAATGGCCCGGTTGTCAGGCTCACCCCAAAGGGCATGAGAATAGCTAACGCCCTTTGGGAGGCCCTTTTATGGGGGGATGAAGATGAGCGATAG
- the lepA gene encoding translation elongation factor 4 — protein sequence MDPKRIRNFSIIAHIDHGKSTIADRMLEVTGTIDKRVMKEQVLDNLELERERGITIKSVPVRMDYTAPDGERYVLNLIDTPGHVDFGYEVSRSLAACEGALLVVDAAQGVEAQTLANAYKAIDLDLEIVPVLNKIDLPSARPDEIRKEIEDVVGLDASNAVLASAKNGIGIDEALAQLVALVPPPTGEAEGPLRALVFDSVYDNYRGIICYIRVVDGEIKAGDSVLFMATGRRYTVEEVGAFKPKLTPMESLGVGEVGYITASIKTLDEARVGDTLTLNDRPAKTPLPGYQMVKPVVYCGFYPVDREEYPQLRDALEKLKLNDASLEFEPENSTALGFGFRCGFLGLLHMDITRERLQREFDVQLVATAPNVVYRIVTKKGKEIEAHRPSDYPEVGDVDSVSEPYIRLTVYVPSDYVGKVMQLSQEKRGVFVSMDYLTPERARAVYDIPLAEFIVDYYDRLQSVSRGYASLDYEPVGFRESDLVKVDVLINHDPVDAFSFICHQDDAYHRGHSAVKKLKDLIPRQMFEVPIQASVGKKVIVRSNVKALRKDVLAKCYGGDITRKRKLLEKQKKGKDKMKMIGKVSIPPDAFMSFLDMDEDKS from the coding sequence ATGGACCCTAAGAGAATAAGAAATTTTTCCATCATAGCCCACATCGACCACGGCAAGTCCACTATCGCCGACAGGATGCTGGAGGTCACCGGGACTATAGACAAGAGAGTCATGAAGGAGCAGGTTCTGGACAATCTGGAGCTTGAGAGGGAGAGAGGTATCACCATAAAGTCGGTTCCCGTGCGGATGGATTACACCGCCCCCGACGGCGAGCGGTACGTCCTTAACCTGATCGATACCCCTGGTCACGTGGACTTCGGCTACGAGGTGTCCCGCTCCCTGGCGGCCTGCGAAGGGGCCCTGCTGGTGGTCGACGCAGCTCAAGGTGTGGAGGCTCAGACGCTAGCCAACGCCTATAAGGCCATAGATCTGGACCTGGAGATAGTTCCGGTGCTTAACAAGATAGACTTGCCCTCCGCCAGGCCCGACGAGATCCGAAAGGAAATCGAGGACGTTGTAGGTCTGGACGCTTCAAACGCCGTCTTGGCCAGCGCGAAAAACGGCATAGGCATAGACGAGGCATTGGCCCAGCTGGTGGCCTTGGTTCCCCCTCCTACCGGCGAGGCGGAAGGACCTCTCAGGGCCCTGGTCTTCGATTCGGTCTACGATAACTACCGAGGCATCATCTGCTATATAAGGGTCGTCGACGGCGAGATAAAGGCGGGAGACTCGGTCCTCTTTATGGCCACCGGCAGGCGGTACACCGTGGAGGAGGTCGGGGCCTTTAAGCCTAAGCTCACCCCTATGGAGTCCCTCGGGGTCGGTGAGGTGGGCTATATCACCGCCAGCATAAAGACTCTCGACGAGGCTCGGGTAGGGGATACCCTCACTTTAAACGATAGACCGGCGAAGACCCCCCTTCCAGGATATCAGATGGTAAAGCCGGTGGTCTACTGCGGTTTTTACCCTGTCGACAGGGAGGAGTACCCTCAGCTCAGGGACGCTCTTGAGAAGCTAAAGCTCAACGACGCCTCTTTGGAGTTCGAGCCTGAAAACTCCACCGCCTTAGGCTTTGGGTTCCGTTGCGGTTTTCTTGGGCTTCTCCATATGGACATCACCAGGGAGAGGCTTCAGAGGGAGTTCGACGTCCAGTTGGTCGCCACCGCCCCTAACGTTGTCTACCGTATCGTGACCAAAAAAGGCAAGGAAATCGAGGCCCATCGTCCTTCCGACTACCCTGAGGTCGGGGACGTCGATAGTGTGTCGGAGCCCTATATAAGGCTGACGGTGTACGTTCCTTCCGATTACGTGGGCAAGGTCATGCAGCTCTCCCAGGAAAAGAGAGGGGTCTTTGTCTCCATGGACTACCTAACCCCCGAAAGGGCCAGGGCTGTCTACGATATCCCTCTGGCGGAGTTCATAGTGGACTACTACGACAGGCTTCAATCGGTCTCTCGGGGCTACGCCTCTCTGGACTACGAGCCGGTGGGATTCAGGGAGAGCGATCTGGTCAAGGTGGACGTCCTCATAAACCACGACCCTGTGGACGCCTTTTCCTTCATATGCCACCAGGACGACGCCTATCACCGAGGTCACAGCGCGGTCAAAAAGCTAAAAGACCTGATTCCCAGACAGATGTTCGAGGTCCCCATTCAGGCATCGGTGGGCAAAAAGGTTATAGTCAGGTCAAACGTCAAGGCCCTGAGAAAAGACGTTCTGGCCAAGTGTTACGGAGGGGACATAACCAGAAAGAGGAAGCTCCTGGAGAAGCAGAAGAAAGGCAAGGACAAGATGAAGATGATCGGTAAGGTCTCCATTCCTCCCGATGCCTTTATGTCTTTCCTCGATATGGATGAAGACAAGAGCTGA
- the purC gene encoding phosphoribosylaminoimidazolesuccinocarboxamide synthase, which produces MEIREMLYEGKAKRLYSTDDPEVLYLEYKNSLTAFNAKKKAEMEGKGELNNLISSWIFKYLSKKGIESHFIEKINDNCQTVKPVTIVPLEVVLRNVTAGSICKRLGLEQGMKLSRPLIEFYYKEDELDDPLVLEDHALLFGWATEEDLKTMKEITLKVNDALIELFDSIDIDLVDFKLEFGKDSDGKIILADEVSPDTCRYWEKGTGKSLDKDRFRKDMGDVLGAYREIWRRLSERGE; this is translated from the coding sequence ATGGAGATCAGAGAAATGCTCTACGAAGGAAAGGCAAAGAGGCTCTACAGCACCGACGACCCTGAGGTCCTGTACCTGGAGTACAAAAACTCCTTAACCGCCTTCAACGCCAAGAAAAAGGCGGAGATGGAGGGCAAGGGAGAGCTCAACAACCTAATCAGCTCCTGGATATTCAAATACCTTTCGAAAAAAGGCATAGAGAGCCACTTTATAGAGAAAATCAACGATAACTGCCAGACCGTAAAGCCTGTGACGATAGTTCCCCTTGAGGTAGTCCTCAGAAACGTCACAGCCGGGTCCATATGCAAGAGGCTCGGCCTCGAGCAGGGAATGAAGCTTTCCAGACCGCTCATAGAGTTCTATTATAAGGAAGACGAGCTTGACGATCCCCTGGTGCTTGAGGACCACGCCCTCCTATTCGGCTGGGCCACCGAGGAGGACCTGAAGACCATGAAGGAGATAACCCTCAAGGTCAACGACGCCCTCATAGAGCTCTTCGACTCCATAGACATAGACCTTGTTGACTTCAAGCTGGAGTTCGGCAAAGACAGCGACGGAAAAATAATCCTGGCCGACGAGGTCTCACCGGACACCTGCCGCTACTGGGAGAAGGGAACCGGCAAGAGCCTGGACAAAGACCGTTTCAGGAAGGACATGGGAGACGTTCTCGGGGCGTACAGGGAGATCTGGCGCAGACTTTCGGAGAGAGGGGAATAA
- the purS gene encoding phosphoribosylformylglycinamidine synthase subunit PurS, protein MKYKAEVLVQLKEEVLDTQGKAVAGSLKRLGYDEPSVRVGKYILLELDSPDLPSAEKTVHSMCKDLLVNAIIEEYSVKLEESR, encoded by the coding sequence GTGAAGTACAAAGCGGAGGTACTGGTACAGCTCAAAGAAGAGGTTCTGGATACCCAGGGCAAGGCCGTGGCTGGCTCCCTCAAAAGGCTCGGCTACGACGAACCATCGGTCAGGGTCGGAAAGTACATATTGCTCGAACTTGACAGTCCCGACCTACCATCGGCGGAAAAGACGGTCCACAGCATGTGCAAAGACCTTCTGGTCAACGCCATCATAGAGGAATATTCGGTAAAGCTGGAGGAATCGAGATGA
- the purQ gene encoding phosphoribosylformylglycinamidine synthase subunit PurQ, translating to MKVAVVVFPGSNCDRDVVKAVKHVTGDTPELLWHCDRSLPEGTDLVVLPGGFSYGDYLRCGAMAHTAPIMTDVRRHSDRGGLVMGICNGFQILTEARMLPGALLANRDLDFICKVVQLKVERTDTAFTGDYSKGQVISIPIAHHEGRYHLPEQELKLLEEKGQVVFRYSGENPNGALNDIAGIVNEGGNVLGLMPHPERYSDGLLGGDHGAPVWTSLKKWIERTGA from the coding sequence ATGAAAGTCGCCGTGGTGGTCTTCCCCGGAAGCAACTGCGATCGTGACGTAGTCAAGGCGGTCAAGCACGTGACAGGGGACACCCCAGAGCTCCTGTGGCACTGTGACCGATCCCTTCCCGAGGGCACCGACCTGGTGGTCCTGCCGGGGGGATTTTCCTACGGAGACTACCTGCGATGCGGAGCCATGGCCCACACGGCGCCCATAATGACCGACGTCCGTCGTCACTCCGACCGGGGCGGCCTGGTTATGGGCATATGCAACGGCTTTCAGATCCTCACCGAGGCCAGAATGCTCCCTGGGGCCCTTCTGGCTAACCGAGACCTGGACTTCATCTGCAAGGTGGTGCAGCTGAAGGTCGAGAGGACCGACACCGCCTTCACAGGGGACTACTCCAAGGGACAGGTAATATCGATCCCCATAGCCCACCACGAGGGAAGATACCACCTTCCGGAGCAGGAACTGAAGCTGTTGGAGGAAAAGGGACAGGTGGTATTTCGCTACTCCGGCGAGAACCCCAACGGAGCCCTTAACGACATAGCGGGAATAGTGAACGAAGGCGGTAACGTCCTTGGCCTGATGCCCCACCCCGAAAGGTACTCCGACGGCCTCTTAGGGGGAGACCACGGAGCCCCTGTATGGACCTCCCTTAAAAAATGGATCGAAAGGACCGGTGCTTGA
- the purL gene encoding phosphoribosylformylglycinamidine synthase subunit PurL translates to MDYSKAGLRKEEYEALRERLGREPNDLELQIMGVMWSEHCSYKSTKALLRTFPKEGKKVVLGPGENAGVVDAGDGLGLAFKVESHNHPSAIAPYQGAATGVGGIIRDIMALGARPVASMDGLFFGDPEDRKSQALSDGVVKGIGGYGNCVGVPTVGGTTFYHPIYRDNPLVNAFCAGVVPIDSIVSSQTAKAGQEVLILGSKTGRDGIAGAAFASTELAEDGSGMPSVQIGDPFAEKLLIEACLELRDKGLLVSMQDMGAAGILSSSSEIAAKSGVAMTIDFDAIPLRAEGMEPWEIALSESQERMLLIVEPEKVQSVMDVADKWELDCAVIGHTEPGDRYRITWKGETVADMPASVIGSDCPEIPWASKVPSDLENRQALDLNDLDMPKDWNETLLSMMSSTAHRSRKAIYQQYDSMVQTNTVVGPGSPVSVIRIEGTNRLAAMTMESQPYLCWLDPYNGSAEIVARSCRPLAVAGAEVAGATDCLNFPSPEKPEQFWTLSRSVAGLADGCTALNCPVVSGNVSLYNETSEGAIFPSPLVGTVGFIECPSRMVRSGSWAEGDRIFYVSYGEPSLAGSSYLMKAKNLIAGKPLGFAPKEEADFMDKALATAKESIPSSGRAIAGGGLAVALAKEAAESGLGAEIEISMDRQDVSLFGEGGPRAIYAVPANKVERFTAIWGDRAKEIGTVKGDRLSIKSVLDLTVKSIAESWGI, encoded by the coding sequence ATGGACTACTCCAAAGCGGGACTTCGGAAAGAGGAATACGAGGCCCTGAGAGAGAGGCTTGGCAGGGAGCCCAACGACCTGGAGCTCCAGATAATGGGGGTCATGTGGTCGGAGCACTGTAGCTATAAATCCACAAAAGCCCTCCTCAGGACCTTCCCTAAAGAGGGCAAAAAGGTCGTCCTAGGCCCAGGGGAGAACGCCGGAGTCGTCGACGCCGGAGACGGACTGGGGCTGGCGTTCAAAGTCGAAAGCCACAACCACCCCTCCGCCATAGCACCATATCAGGGAGCGGCCACAGGTGTCGGAGGCATAATCAGGGACATAATGGCCCTGGGAGCCAGGCCCGTCGCCTCCATGGACGGCCTGTTCTTCGGCGACCCGGAGGACAGAAAGAGCCAGGCCCTCTCCGACGGCGTGGTCAAGGGCATAGGGGGATACGGCAACTGCGTCGGAGTCCCCACCGTAGGAGGGACCACCTTCTACCACCCCATCTACAGGGACAACCCTCTGGTGAACGCCTTCTGCGCCGGAGTGGTCCCCATAGACAGCATAGTCAGCTCCCAGACCGCCAAGGCAGGCCAGGAGGTCCTTATACTGGGATCTAAAACCGGCAGAGACGGCATAGCGGGAGCGGCCTTCGCATCCACCGAGCTGGCGGAGGACGGATCGGGTATGCCCTCGGTCCAGATAGGCGACCCCTTCGCCGAGAAGCTCCTCATAGAGGCCTGCTTGGAGCTCAGGGACAAAGGCCTTCTGGTCAGCATGCAGGACATGGGAGCGGCTGGGATACTCTCATCATCCAGCGAGATAGCCGCAAAGAGCGGCGTGGCGATGACCATCGACTTCGACGCAATACCTCTTAGGGCGGAGGGAATGGAGCCCTGGGAGATAGCTCTGTCCGAATCCCAGGAGAGAATGCTCCTTATAGTCGAGCCGGAGAAGGTCCAGTCGGTCATGGACGTGGCGGACAAGTGGGAGCTGGACTGCGCCGTAATAGGCCACACAGAGCCAGGAGACCGCTACAGGATCACCTGGAAAGGGGAGACCGTGGCCGACATGCCAGCGTCGGTCATAGGCAGCGACTGCCCGGAGATCCCCTGGGCCTCCAAAGTCCCGTCGGACCTGGAGAATCGCCAGGCCCTCGACCTAAACGACCTGGACATGCCGAAAGACTGGAACGAGACGTTGCTCTCCATGATGTCCTCCACCGCCCACCGGTCCAGAAAGGCCATATACCAGCAGTACGACTCTATGGTCCAGACCAACACAGTGGTGGGACCGGGATCGCCGGTCAGCGTCATAAGGATAGAGGGAACAAACCGGCTGGCGGCAATGACCATGGAGTCACAGCCTTACCTCTGCTGGCTAGACCCCTACAACGGCTCGGCGGAGATAGTGGCAAGAAGCTGTAGGCCCCTGGCGGTGGCCGGTGCGGAGGTCGCAGGTGCCACAGACTGCCTCAACTTCCCCTCTCCCGAAAAGCCCGAGCAGTTCTGGACCCTCAGCCGTTCGGTGGCAGGACTGGCCGATGGCTGCACCGCCCTGAACTGCCCTGTGGTGTCGGGAAACGTCAGCCTCTACAACGAAACCTCCGAAGGGGCCATATTCCCTTCCCCTCTGGTGGGGACTGTGGGATTCATAGAGTGCCCCTCCCGTATGGTCCGCTCGGGCAGCTGGGCCGAGGGGGACAGGATATTCTACGTCAGCTACGGTGAGCCGAGCCTGGCGGGAAGCTCCTACCTCATGAAGGCCAAAAACCTCATAGCAGGAAAACCCCTTGGATTCGCCCCTAAAGAAGAGGCGGACTTCATGGACAAAGCCCTCGCCACCGCTAAAGAGTCGATCCCCTCCTCAGGAAGGGCCATAGCGGGAGGCGGCCTGGCGGTCGCCCTGGCCAAAGAGGCCGCCGAGAGCGGCCTGGGAGCGGAGATAGAGATATCCATGGACAGGCAAGACGTCTCCCTCTTCGGAGAGGGAGGCCCCAGAGCCATCTACGCAGTCCCAGCCAACAAGGTGGAACGATTCACCGCCATATGGGGAGACAGGGCCAAGGAGATAGGGACGGTCAAAGGCGACAGGCTATCCATAAAGTCCGTCCTGGACCTGACGGTAAAATCCATAGCAGAAAGCTGGGGAATCTGA
- the purF gene encoding amidophosphoribosyltransferase, translated as MCGVFGAFSTAGNPVLEEVYLGLYALQHRGQESAGVAWIDKSDQIRTIKGQGLVHLALNQAELATIDASSAIGHVRYSTAGGSGLANVQPLAANYCRGPVAIAHNGNISNASGVRRYLENRGAIFQSTTDTEVILHLMAHQPHKTELDALVDSLRKLKGAFSLAVALKDRLVAARDPWGFRPLALGKRDDVYYISSESCALDLVGADMIRELEPGEILVIDDEGVRSLRIPVEPRRKYLCSFEFVYFARPDSLISGRSVYEVRKNLGKMLAKGAPCNGDCVTCMPDSGTVAAMGYAEESGIPYEKAIVRNRYSGRTFIEPTQRVRELGVRKKLNPIRELIRGKSLTVVDDSIVRGTTSRRMVELLREYGASEVHMRISSPPVKFPCYYGIDTPTREELAAARANETALCAEIGATSLGYLTGDDLIQAIGLPEWEVCTACFSGNYMEDGERHEELDI; from the coding sequence ATGTGCGGAGTGTTCGGAGCGTTCTCAACCGCCGGTAATCCGGTCCTCGAAGAGGTGTACCTAGGGCTTTACGCCCTTCAGCACCGAGGTCAGGAGTCGGCGGGTGTGGCCTGGATAGATAAATCGGACCAGATCAGGACCATAAAAGGACAGGGCCTGGTCCACTTAGCCCTCAACCAAGCGGAGCTGGCGACCATAGACGCCAGCTCCGCCATCGGCCACGTCCGATACTCCACCGCCGGAGGGTCGGGGCTGGCCAACGTACAGCCCTTAGCGGCCAACTACTGTAGAGGCCCTGTGGCCATAGCCCACAACGGAAACATCTCCAACGCATCGGGGGTAAGGAGATACCTGGAGAACCGTGGAGCCATATTCCAGTCCACCACCGACACCGAGGTCATCCTCCACCTCATGGCCCACCAGCCCCACAAGACCGAGCTGGACGCCCTGGTGGACTCCCTCAGAAAGCTCAAAGGAGCCTTCTCCCTGGCGGTTGCCCTGAAAGACCGGCTTGTGGCGGCCAGGGACCCATGGGGATTCAGGCCCTTGGCTCTGGGCAAAAGGGATGACGTCTACTACATATCCTCCGAAAGCTGCGCCCTGGACCTGGTGGGAGCGGACATGATAAGGGAACTGGAGCCAGGGGAGATACTGGTCATAGACGACGAAGGGGTTAGATCCCTCAGGATCCCCGTGGAGCCCAGGAGAAAGTACCTCTGCTCCTTCGAGTTCGTCTACTTCGCCAGACCCGACAGCCTAATATCGGGCAGATCGGTCTACGAGGTAAGGAAGAACCTGGGCAAGATGTTGGCCAAAGGGGCCCCCTGCAACGGAGACTGCGTCACCTGTATGCCAGACAGCGGCACAGTGGCCGCCATGGGATACGCCGAAGAATCGGGGATACCCTACGAAAAGGCCATAGTCAGAAACCGCTACTCAGGCCGAACCTTCATAGAGCCCACCCAGAGGGTCAGGGAGCTGGGGGTCAGGAAGAAGCTCAACCCCATAAGGGAGCTCATAAGGGGAAAGAGCCTCACCGTGGTGGACGACTCCATCGTCAGGGGGACCACCTCCAGGAGGATGGTGGAGCTCCTTAGGGAATACGGCGCCTCGGAGGTCCATATGAGGATATCCTCCCCTCCGGTGAAGTTCCCCTGCTACTACGGCATAGACACCCCCACCAGGGAGGAACTAGCCGCCGCCAGGGCCAACGAGACGGCCCTCTGCGCCGAAATAGGGGCCACATCGCTTGGCTATCTCACAGGAGACGACCTGATCCAGGCCATAGGCCTTCCGGAGTGGGAGGTATGCACCGCCTGTTTCAGCGGAAACTACATGGAGGACGGAGAACGACATGAAGAACTGGACATATGA